In Arachis hypogaea cultivar Tifrunner chromosome 7, arahy.Tifrunner.gnm2.J5K5, whole genome shotgun sequence, the genomic window TTAACATCAAAATTCGAACAAGCCATGCAAGGTTGGCACCTACAGCAAGACCATATCTACTACAAATTGCTTGTGGAATAACCTGAAACCATCAAACCAAAGAAGCACTATTTCAAAACTTGAAAACACTGATTAGGGACAAAAACTCTGAAATAACATTGAGAGGGAAATGACAAACCTCCccaaagaagagaacaaaagtgACAGAGAGAATGATGGCAACAAACTGATTGAATAGCTTATCAAGGTATATGGGAAGAGCCTGCAGATTGCAAGTTCCAAAGCCAACAGCTATTTAAGAGTTAGGCAGGGTTTAGCAATCAGTACGAAACTCTACATACACAATTGCGAATAGAAATTGATTGGAAGGAGTTGTAGAAAGGGGATTGCAAATTCAATACCTCCATGGCAGCAGCATTACAGAGAAGCAAAGTGACAAGAAGCTGGTGCTGTTTCTGAACCACGGGAAGTATAACCGCTACACCGTAGTAATAAGAATAGTTaacagaaaagagagaaagagaagaggaagaagaggagtagTAGAGTACCAGCTTGCTTCTTCTCGGAGGGAGAACCACTGCGCTGAAGGATCTCGAGGTCGACGAGACCAAGAGACATGAGACCGAGGGTGAGGCCGGACATGATTCCTGCAAAGAGCACAAGGAAGCAGGAGATTCCGGCGTACACGAACCACCACACATCGCCAAACGGAATCTCGCTGCCAAGAGCTGACGCCGCCTGAACCTGAGGGTGGTCCCGAGTCAACATCCGAGTCACCATTAACGCGCTAAGCAAATTTACCATCCTGATCCTCGATTCAACAAGtaattcttctacttctcttcttcttcttccagcaGAGGTGGGATATGCTATGGTAGCAGCTAGGGGTTGTCAGAATCCAACCGGTGATTAAACCGGTTAAATTACTAACTATTTGCAACTCAATATGAGAGAgtgaatagaatttttttttttcccttttctccCTCTGTTTGAAAAAGTGGTGATTGATTAATAATTAGTAGCAGGTGATTGTGGCCATAACTATCAGAACTAATAATTAAATCGGTCAAATTACTGAATTactaattaaattggtttattCAGTCTCATTTAAATTATCAATTGTGCAGAGattaatcaagaaaaagaaaacaccttaaaaattaaagttataatacaAAGGCTGAAATTatgacttttttttaaaaaaaatatattctgttaaaaaataaactaatatagCAACATTCTAAATgtttttttataaagataaatattattcTAGAAAAATCTAAGtcacatttataaatttaaagAGGGTAGTCAATAGCAGAATAACTATAAAAAATAGCAGCAACAGGATGAAAAAATACAACCAAAATACAAATTCAATACTGACACAAAACAAAACAGTTTGACGATCAATTAGTCTGTCTTTTCTTTCTCGTTTCCAAGACTCTATATAAAACCAAATCAATCTTTTCATCTTCTCCACATTCTTtgttgaatatttttttgtttctagtTTTCCATATAATCACTCTCTTTTTGTactttttagcaactttattctAAACATGCAAGGAAAAACAGAAGGACCAAAGAACAGAACATAGAAGACCCCTCCCTgaatgcaaaataagaaaatataacaaaaaaacttcaactcaaatgaaaattttatctTAAAACTTAAACGgctaaaatcttttcattttctctctctttaaAAATAAACTCTTATTTATTACCACTGACCGCCAAATCAAACCATTGCAAAGTAATTAATCCactaagaaaattaaagagtgtcACACAATACCAGAAAAAAGACACTTTTATTGAATCGTCATCATTTGATTATCAAGCTAGGAGACAAATTTTGTAGTGTTAATGAAAATATCTTCTACTCTATTATCTCTCTCAGTTTTTCCAACTTTAGTATACAAgcctaaaaaggaaaaagaataaaaagaacaacaaattaaatcaattagtttTACATACAAATACAATTCATCTAAACCTAATACAAATTAAAGCAATCAGTTTTACATTCAAATACAATTAGCATCaataaattaaaacataaaaaatcaagtataaaaaaattaataagaacaaCTTATTATACCTAATGTAATTTATTATGTAGTACTCTGTTGGACCGACTGTGGAGAGCTCTTGACAACCGGGGAGACTTCGGAgaggaatcaagcgagagaacataagatgagaagacaccacattcaACTCAAAACCTttatgttctctcgcttgattcctccccgaagtCTCCCCGATTgtcgagagctccccacggttggcccaacaagtggtatcagagccgatggttaatcggtctggtggttttaaggagtattcaaggtgaagcatcgaaagtcttcccgGTAAAGGTGGTCCGGGTGGCGTGTCCTGCGGTGTTTTGCggcggtgtgatggacgaatactcatGGTGGTGGAGGAGTTAGAGgggagttgatgcttgatgtggaggctcacacttgagggggagattgttagtgttgcaagtgtgagaagtgttgaagttagtctcatatcaaagaaagcaaaaaagagtgaGAAGTTTATaaaatgagagacccattaacttgaaaccttaaggttttgagttggatgtggtgtcttctcatcttatgttctctcgcttgattcctcTCCGAAATCTTCCCGATTGTTAGTGAGTTTTTTTAGAGACTATGTTTTGTGGTGGCTAAAGTTACCTATAGTTGACTGGCCAATAAGATAACTAGAAAAATATGGTAACTCGAAATATTATTATAATGGCAGAGTGGTAATTACATGTCCGAGAACCATTTTTTGATGGATTGGACTTTGAGTGAAatggacaataaataaaaaaaaataaaattataatgatACATTTCAAAAAATGTGTGTCAAATTGAgatgaaatatataataattggaTTCTTAGTGAATTAAATAGTTAGAACTAGTTAAAAAAAAGGATGATGGAAAATAAAGTAGTAAATATGCAAAATAAAGTAGTAAATATTGTATTCAgtacgaaaataaaaataataaacattgtaATGTCTAATGCTCAGGATTCTATTATAAACAATTGTTATCATTTGTAACAAtattaaagtaaaaatattaattaaaatgaagAAAGTCGCTACCATTGTTCATATTTGTAGAACAAAATCTTACATAATAATAAAGTGTGAAAATCTATACTATATTTATACAATTGTaagtctttaatattttttttgcaaaaaaaaaaaaaaaagagtaaactcTCTCTTAGTtggtaaattttaaaatctaatgaTTAAGTTAATTACCATAAACGCTAACTATAAGTGATCCcgttatttttttatctatgatatattatttatatttcataAAAGTTTTAAGAACCATGAAAAGCATAAGAAAATTATTATTGTAACTTGTAACCAAATACTTTTATACTAAACACTAAAAAAGtaatgaaattaaattttatgtgaGAGAAATTGAAAACCATAAACTAATATTATTACAAAtaatattcaattaattataaattacttaattaataaaTAGAAGAACTATATATCCTCCATATTTgtaactattttttttgtttgaccaaaataaattttaatctttgTAGTTAAATATAAACTCTAAAATTtgtataattaaactaattatcgtAAAAGCTAAGCACATGGATgactcatttattttttttatctataatatattacttatattttaaatatgctatgacaacaattaaaaataaaagaaaaaaattgttatttatgAGAACAATAAAAAATGTACATTAACTTTattactaataaaattaaataatttaaatatgaaaacgTGAATCATATATATACcttttaaatcttaaatcttaaatCCTCAACTTAacaacttttaaatttaatttattataatttctaatcTCTGAATATTCAAACCTTttgatctaatttaaattattttgactACACCGTGAATATTAATTCTGATGCCATTAGTCACGAATACATAACTTcttaacttaaataatcccaaattTAGCATGCTAATATTATTTATGCATtttactttattaaaaaaatattaaagatttgCAATTGTATAAGTATAATATAACTAGTaccagtttttttattttaattaataatttttattactttattattgTTTACGATGGAATCTTTGAGCATTAGGTATTACaatgtttacttttatttttgggttgtataatgatacaatgcttactattttattttgtatcaactccttttttttttggacCTGGGCCATGGGCCAGAGATCTGACCCGGCCACACAACCAGAACCCGATTCACCCCTAACCCGATCCTGCTAGTGCCCGACCCTAAATCTAATGTCATCTTTCTCGCCTTGCTCTCTGTTAGCGCTTTATGTTGCCGCCGGAAGCTCCCTTACCAGACCGACTTGTTGCATGGATTTGACGCCTGAAGCATCCTTCCCTTTTGGTATCCTCCGGTCCAATCTGCAAAGTATCTTTCTGAGTTCTCCCGCATCCCCCGTTTTCCTCGATAGCCCGGTAATAAAGCCTCTGATGGTGGGTCCGCCTTGGAACATCCATTTGGCCTGTCTTGGCCGCAGTGATCGTCTGCCTCGAAGCAATCTGCATAAAACAAGGCACCTCGGCGCTCCCTCCTCGATCTAATCTCCAAGCTTCGCCAATTGGATTGCTCCTCTCTTCAGTTGGCGCATGCGATGCCATGGGTCGATGCTGCGCTCCCCCTTCAGCTTCTTGCATGTCCCGATCTTCCATGTCCACCCCCTCAGGTAGCTCCTCTTCTGTTTGATTTCTTTGCTGGTTGGTTGGAATTGGAACCCCTTTGGCTGGATTTTGTGCCCTTTGATTATGCTGTAGCATTGCGAACCTAGCTTCTATTCTGATTGTGTTCCTGACAGGATTAGGAGTATTGAAAGTCCACTGGCTTCTTAGATCATTCTTCACTGCCATAGCTGCCAGTTGGCGAGCTTCTATGTTGCCTTCCCTTGGAGTCCAGGTAGCTCCCACATCTGGCGCCTCTTCCAGCAGTTGCAGAATGTCTCTTAGGATTGCATCTGCTTCTGCCATAGGCATTCTAGCCTTAATGGCTTGAACCAGCGGTAAACAATCTGTCTCAATTATACAGTTTTCTATTTGTAAATTCTTTATGAGAATGAGAGCTTCTCTATATGCCTGAGCTTCTGCTGCTAGTGCTGAATTTGTGGTGAATTTTGATGTTGTCCCAGTGATGATCTTTCCCTGCCAGTTCCTGATAACGACTGCTGAGGCTACCTTGCCTGTATCCCTATGGAAAGCCGCATCTGTGTTAACCTTCAACCTATTTTGTGGTGGGGGCCTCCAGGTAATTCTCTTCCTATCACCAATCATGTCTGTTCTTGGATTTTGGCTTGTGCTGCTTCCCTTTGTTGCATTGTGAAATTCTGCTGCTAAATGTTCTGCATTAATTGTTACCTGTTCTAGATTGATTTTTGTTTGCTGGAATATGTATTGGTTCCTTGCCTTCCATATACACCAACATACACACCCCAGATTACATAAAATTTTCTCCTGATCCTTTCCTGTCcagctttttattttctgaactGTTTCCATCATCCATTTTTCGAACGAGGTCACATTATAGGCTGTAGGCTTATCTGTACATTTACGCTTATACAAATTTATATTAACTGGCAGAATTCTTTCCACTGCTTTCCATAAGAACATTTTAATCTTTTGTGGCACTGGTAATCTCCATATAGTCACCCAAACCTCCCTGAAGTTCTGACTTGACGAGGCTTTGTTGAATTTTGTCTCTTCCTTTGCATCTTTCTCCTCTTTCACAGCACGGTAGCCTGATTTTACTGAATATTGTCCGTCCACTCTATATGGCCATATAAGATTGTCCTTCTTGTTAATCAGGCTGATGGGCGTTCTAGTAATCAAATCTGCTATGTTCCCCGGGAATAATTCCTTAATTTTGTTCTCATCCCAGCCCTTCCCCTGTTTTATTAGCTCACTCACTTTTCTAATTTGCTCTTCTCCACTTCTCCCCATTTTACCTCTTCCTGCCACCCAATTATCCCCCCAGATATCTATCTCCATTCCACTCCCAACGCTCCATTTGCCTTTCCTTCTAAGGAAATCCCTTCCCTCCAA contains:
- the LOC112701251 gene encoding uncharacterized protein; the protein is MRIVERHYTKLFTSEGDRNLEDCVRDIPRRVTREMNKELMAKVNDEEIREAVFSMGGLKALGPDGLNGLFFQQHWEILNKEVCGVVKQIFEEGLIPGDLGETTVVLVPKVSQPESLNQLRPINCCNFAYKIVTRVLVGRLRKVLDQIISPVQSAFVKGRLIQDNIVIVQEAFHTLNRKGNSGSKDLAMKLDMNKAYDRLEWKFLQKVMEELGFSNEWVRLVMSCVKSATYRFKINGKLSNKITPQRGLRQGDPLSPYLFILAAESFTNLMKKARRDKLISGIRLAPSAPVITHLLFADDCIIFAGAEEEEMYQLIQILNKYTEVSGQRINTEKSGLIFGSQVSIQRRVNIEEITGMAAWEDPGRYLGLPARWGRSKNRALEWIKEKILDKMQGWKDKLLNQAGKEILIKAVIQAIPAFAMNVIKFPKSFCKGIEAAIARFWWANNGKEKSIHWKSWTKLTKCKTNGGLGFKDLECQNIAHLAKQAWRLLKEEEAIWARILKAIYYPNCSLWEAGEGRNASWIWKSLLEGRDFLRRKGKWSVGSGMEIDIWGDNWVAGRGKMGRSGEEQIRKVSELIKQGKGWDENKIKELFPGNIADLITRTPISLINKKDNLIWPYRVDGQYSVKSGYRAVKEEKDAKEETKFNKASSSQNFREVWVTIWRLPVPQKIKMFLWKAVERILPVNINLYKRKCTDKPTAYNVTSFEKWMMETVQKIKSWTGKDQEKILCNLGCVCWCIWKARNQYIFQQTKINLEQVTINAEHLAAEFHNATKGSSTSQNPRTDMIGDRKRITWRPPPQNRLKVNTDAAFHRDTGKVASAVVIRNWQGKIITGTTSKFTTNSALAAEAQAYREALILIKNLQIENCIIETDCLPLVQAIKARMPMAEADAILRDILQLLEEAPDVGATWTPREGNIEARQLAAMAVKNDLRSQWTFNTPNPVRNTIRIEARFAMLQHNQRAQNPAKGVPIPTNQQRNQTEEELPEGVDMEDRDMQEAEGGAQHRPMASHAPTEERSNPIGEAWRLDRGGSAEVPCFMQIASRQTITAAKTGQMDVPRRTHHQRLYYRAIEENGGCGRTQKDTLQIGPEDTKREGCFRRQIHATSRSGKGASGGNIKR